A region from the Fibrobacter sp. genome encodes:
- a CDS encoding family 43 glycosylhydrolase: MKFGCAKNAVSALTIFATVLTPAFAADWYAKETQWAGHDPDIIRYEDGYALMTTDNHLLMQTSEDALNWKKGEPAMPTFEKWLFNYAPNMIDIWAPDIHYIGGEYRVYYCGSEMGIRSSGMGFMSSKEIDPTKPGYGWTDQGEVIHTVKTDAYNAIDAAVYQDLQGKVWMAFGSWGTGIHIIELDEKTGKPVKGAEQINIANRGGSGVEGASVIEHNGKYFLFTAWDNCCKTGANLEGNSYKTVVNRANAITGPYLDRTGKEALKGGGTILLQRYGRYYGPAGGEAFEDVNRLRFVNHYYDKNDTGRAKIQVRDIVFTEDNWPELGQPFVGRYLSAEAEHGILSNVEITEGEKASNGEYVSYINYADSRIRLPMIIPQAGDYLIRYRYANDWTDEGSHFVDINGVTREVKLPITGAWGEFPEKSIVYIPAKLKRGSNYVEITKGKSYGELDRLDFLRIIRDTIPANGFDNGIRIRLDEKDQMIIKDGGYAIYENVITDSIVGSSVHVQMKNCAGGTLSLRKDGKKGDEISKCSIPATCGDTKWVDVKCSDLPKLSGVQDFYLTASGVSGELLVGNIKFSMADSTENSESVEKRSITQIANPMHYDAASRKVYLVDTMDWMIFDLNGVMARKGFGREINLNDLNHGTYLVRAGGRVIKVR, from the coding sequence ATGAAATTTGGGTGCGCCAAAAACGCTGTCTCTGCGTTGACGATTTTTGCGACGGTTTTGACCCCGGCTTTTGCTGCCGATTGGTATGCCAAGGAAACCCAGTGGGCCGGCCATGATCCGGATATTATCCGTTATGAAGATGGTTATGCCTTGATGACCACGGACAATCATCTTTTGATGCAAACTTCGGAAGATGCTTTGAACTGGAAGAAGGGTGAGCCAGCTATGCCCACCTTTGAAAAATGGCTTTTCAATTACGCTCCCAATATGATTGATATTTGGGCTCCCGATATTCATTATATTGGTGGCGAATATCGCGTGTATTATTGCGGCTCTGAAATGGGAATTCGTTCCTCTGGAATGGGCTTTATGTCCAGTAAGGAAATCGACCCGACGAAACCTGGTTACGGTTGGACGGATCAGGGTGAAGTGATTCATACTGTCAAGACCGATGCTTATAATGCCATCGATGCTGCAGTCTATCAGGACTTGCAAGGTAAGGTTTGGATGGCCTTCGGCTCTTGGGGCACGGGCATTCACATTATTGAACTTGACGAAAAAACAGGTAAGCCGGTTAAGGGCGCTGAACAAATTAATATCGCCAATCGCGGTGGTTCCGGTGTGGAAGGTGCCAGCGTCATTGAACATAATGGCAAGTACTTCCTTTTTACTGCATGGGATAATTGCTGCAAGACTGGAGCCAACCTCGAAGGCAATTCCTATAAGACCGTCGTGAATCGAGCTAACGCCATTACGGGTCCGTATTTGGACCGTACTGGAAAAGAAGCTCTGAAGGGTGGTGGAACAATCCTCCTCCAGCGTTATGGTCGTTATTATGGTCCTGCCGGTGGCGAAGCCTTTGAAGATGTCAATCGCCTTCGTTTTGTGAACCATTATTACGATAAGAATGATACCGGTCGTGCAAAGATCCAGGTTCGCGATATTGTTTTTACTGAAGACAATTGGCCGGAACTGGGCCAGCCCTTTGTGGGTCGCTATTTGAGTGCCGAAGCGGAACATGGTATCTTGAGTAATGTTGAAATCACCGAAGGTGAAAAAGCTTCCAATGGTGAATATGTTAGTTACATCAATTATGCGGACAGTCGCATTCGTTTGCCTATGATTATTCCGCAGGCTGGTGACTACCTGATCCGTTACCGCTATGCCAATGATTGGACCGATGAGGGTTCTCACTTTGTTGACATTAATGGTGTAACTCGCGAAGTCAAGTTGCCTATTACGGGAGCCTGGGGCGAATTCCCGGAAAAGTCTATTGTCTATATTCCGGCAAAATTAAAACGTGGTAGCAACTACGTGGAAATTACAAAGGGCAAGAGCTATGGTGAATTGGATCGCTTGGATTTCCTTCGCATTATCCGTGACACCATTCCTGCAAATGGTTTTGACAATGGTATTCGTATTCGTTTGGATGAAAAGGATCAAATGATCATCAAGGATGGCGGCTACGCCATTTACGAAAACGTCATTACTGATTCCATTGTAGGTTCTTCTGTTCACGTGCAGATGAAAAACTGCGCAGGCGGTACACTATCTCTTCGCAAGGATGGAAAGAAGGGTGATGAAATTTCCAAGTGCTCAATCCCTGCAACGTGCGGCGACACTAAGTGGGTGGATGTGAAGTGCTCTGATCTTCCAAAGCTTTCTGGAGTTCAGGATTTCTATTTGACTGCTAGCGGCGTTAGCGGAGAACTTCTCGTGGGAAACATCAAGTTCTCTATGGCGGATTCTACGGAAAATTCCGAATCTGTTGAAAAACGCTCAATTACTCAAATCGCAAATCCAATGCATTACGATGCTGCATCCCGTAAGGTGTATCTGGTTGACACGATGGACTGGATGATTTTTGATTTGAATGGCGTTATGGCTCGTAAGGGCTTTGGCCGTGAAATCAATTTGAATGATTTAAATCACGGAACCTACCTCGTTCGTGCCGGTGGAAGGGTTATTAAGGTCCGTTAA
- a CDS encoding S24/S26 family peptidase, producing MNSAFSDENIIAEAIRLVEDGVSVTFPVNGRSMLPFIVGGKESVILVKPTDIKVGHIVLAWVDNKRYVVHRVSKIVDENVFLMGDGNLAFGERCKMSDVKALATHVVNSDGKSRNLYSKPRKIGSRAWIFLRPIRKYLLFIYRVFHRN from the coding sequence ATGAATTCCGCTTTTTCCGATGAAAACATTATTGCCGAGGCCATCAGGCTTGTAGAGGATGGGGTGAGCGTAACTTTCCCTGTGAATGGCCGTAGCATGCTTCCCTTTATTGTGGGGGGCAAGGAAAGTGTGATTCTCGTAAAACCGACCGATATAAAGGTTGGACACATTGTGCTTGCGTGGGTGGATAATAAGCGATACGTGGTTCATCGGGTGTCCAAAATTGTGGACGAAAATGTGTTCCTGATGGGCGATGGCAACCTTGCCTTTGGGGAACGCTGCAAAATGTCAGACGTAAAGGCCTTGGCCACTCATGTGGTGAACTCCGACGGAAAAAGCCGAAACCTTTATTCAAAACCCCGCAAGATAGGCTCTCGGGCGTGGATCTTTCTTCGCCCTATTAGAAAGTATTTACTTTTTATCTATAGAGTTTTTCACAGGAATTGA
- a CDS encoding GSCFA domain-containing protein, translating to MDFSTKVTLSESNFKIDYKSNLVFIGSCFADNISKRFTERKFHTLVNPLGVLYNPLSIENFFKKIAGGNGDSTETWCRWDYQGNFSEAELQEVVAETRDFLKKTDVVFITLGTAFVYFLKESGKAVANCHKEPADFFERRLISVEEAAEALKRTCKWIFRFAQDDVKIVFTVSPIRHLNDGAHGNNLSKSTLHLAVDKVCQEFANDASSVNKVSSANIGCADVTYFPSYEIVMDELRDYRFYAEDMTHLSKVAEDYIFEKMCNAYCSETTIANMKRVEKFMKTANHRVINPDSAETAALAQQILEKATLLEKEINGLDLSQEKER from the coding sequence ATGGATTTTTCGACCAAAGTTACGCTTTCTGAATCAAATTTTAAGATTGATTACAAATCCAATCTGGTTTTTATAGGATCCTGCTTTGCAGACAACATTTCCAAACGTTTTACGGAACGAAAGTTTCATACTTTGGTGAACCCCCTGGGTGTTTTGTACAACCCGCTGTCCATTGAAAATTTCTTCAAGAAAATCGCTGGGGGAAATGGGGACAGTACCGAGACCTGGTGTCGCTGGGATTATCAAGGAAATTTCTCTGAAGCAGAATTGCAAGAAGTTGTCGCGGAGACCCGAGACTTTTTAAAGAAAACTGACGTTGTCTTTATTACCTTAGGAACGGCATTCGTTTACTTCTTGAAGGAATCGGGAAAGGCCGTGGCCAATTGCCATAAGGAACCCGCAGATTTTTTTGAACGTAGGTTAATTTCTGTGGAGGAAGCCGCAGAGGCGTTGAAGAGAACGTGTAAGTGGATCTTTCGCTTCGCTCAGGATGACGTAAAAATTGTTTTCACCGTTTCACCGATTCGCCATCTAAACGACGGAGCCCACGGAAACAATTTGTCCAAGTCTACGCTGCACCTTGCCGTTGATAAAGTTTGTCAAGAATTCGCAAACGATGCATCTTCCGTAAACAAAGTTTCATCCGCAAACATAGGCTGCGCCGACGTCACTTACTTCCCCAGTTACGAAATCGTTATGGACGAATTACGTGACTACCGTTTCTACGCCGAGGACATGACTCACCTTTCCAAAGTTGCTGAAGACTACATCTTTGAAAAAATGTGTAACGCCTACTGCAGCGAAACTACTATTGCCAACATGAAACGGGTTGAAAAATTCATGAAGACCGCAAACCACCGCGTCATCAATCCCGACTCCGCAGAGACCGCAGCACTTGCGCAGCAAATCCTTGAAAAAGCCACGTTGTTGGAAAAAGAAATCAACGGATTGGATTTATCTCAAGAAAAAGAAAGGTGA
- a CDS encoding ABC transporter ATP-binding protein/permease → MKYLAWLWHNTSGIRGNIVVRVLVGVVRVVLGLYVVWLSKQFIDDTIRSGSDADVIRMAVLLLATVLGGVILRQIYSYMTTSATIRKENEVRLRMFGSLFKRNLFGEKVLLSGDVTSRMSKDVEQVCGVTAESIPQVIVTCCQFVGAFLMLRFFDVRLAWALILMTVAFAFFGKLIARKLRNMTSEIRKKESEIQMHVQETVEHNAVLRSLSSENWMSSELNSKQSDLKSRVLHRARFTVTARLFIGSAFSLGYMLAFVWGGIGLRSGAITFGVMTSFLQLVMQVQQPILNLLTEAPRIIHATASIDRLEELADVGTSAENSADTTADASADVAATSNASGISVKDLTFRYADSENNVLDHFSYDFKPGSRTAVMGETGSGKTTLFRLMLGLVRPASGSVSENLNKNDFVFVPQGNTLLSGSVRFNLQVAKPDASDEELKKVLHTACADFVNELPNGIDSVLGERGCGLSEGQAQRIAIARGLLRPGNILLLDEISASLDEQTEHELFRRIFEAYPQKTMIFITHRKAVCELCDDVIHLS, encoded by the coding sequence ATGAAATATCTAGCTTGGCTATGGCATAACACTTCGGGAATCCGAGGCAATATTGTGGTGCGCGTCCTTGTGGGCGTCGTACGAGTTGTCCTTGGCTTGTATGTAGTGTGGCTTAGCAAGCAGTTCATTGATGATACCATTCGCTCGGGTTCGGACGCAGACGTAATTCGCATGGCGGTCCTTTTGCTGGCTACTGTTCTTGGCGGTGTTATCTTGCGCCAGATTTATTCCTATATGACCACGTCTGCGACGATTCGCAAGGAGAATGAAGTCCGCCTACGAATGTTCGGCAGTTTATTCAAACGAAATCTTTTTGGTGAAAAAGTCCTTTTGTCTGGCGATGTGACGTCCCGCATGTCCAAAGATGTGGAACAAGTTTGCGGTGTAACTGCGGAATCTATTCCCCAGGTAATTGTAACTTGCTGCCAGTTTGTTGGCGCCTTCCTGATGCTCCGTTTTTTTGATGTGCGTCTTGCCTGGGCTCTGATTTTGATGACGGTGGCTTTTGCGTTCTTCGGAAAGCTCATTGCCAGAAAGCTCCGCAATATGACATCTGAAATTCGCAAGAAGGAAAGTGAGATCCAGATGCATGTGCAGGAAACGGTGGAGCATAACGCTGTGCTCCGTTCCCTTTCCAGCGAAAACTGGATGAGCTCAGAATTGAATTCCAAACAAAGCGATTTGAAAAGCCGCGTGCTGCATCGCGCCCGCTTTACGGTAACGGCACGTCTCTTTATTGGTTCTGCTTTTAGCTTGGGTTATATGCTAGCTTTCGTGTGGGGCGGTATCGGCCTTCGTAGCGGTGCCATTACTTTCGGCGTCATGACTTCTTTCCTGCAGTTAGTGATGCAGGTGCAACAGCCTATCTTGAATTTGCTGACCGAAGCACCTCGCATAATTCATGCGACGGCAAGCATTGATCGATTGGAAGAACTTGCGGACGTTGGAACCTCCGCAGAAAATTCCGCAGACACGACAGCAGACGCTTCCGCGGACGTCGCCGCAACCTCCAACGCGTCGGGCATCAGTGTCAAAGATCTCACCTTCCGTTACGCCGACAGCGAAAACAACGTCCTTGATCATTTCAGTTATGATTTTAAGCCGGGTTCCCGTACAGCGGTGATGGGTGAGACTGGCAGTGGCAAGACCACATTGTTCCGCCTGATGCTAGGCCTTGTAAGACCTGCGTCCGGCTCTGTTTCCGAAAATCTCAACAAGAACGATTTTGTTTTTGTGCCTCAGGGAAACACTTTGCTTAGCGGCTCCGTCCGTTTTAATCTGCAAGTTGCAAAGCCCGACGCCTCCGACGAAGAACTGAAAAAAGTTCTCCATACGGCCTGTGCCGATTTCGTAAACGAACTTCCCAATGGAATTGATTCTGTTCTTGGTGAGCGTGGCTGCGGTCTAAGCGAAGGTCAGGCTCAGCGTATTGCCATTGCCCGCGGCTTGCTCCGCCCGGGTAACATTCTGCTGTTGGATGAAATCAGTGCTTCTTTGGATGAACAGACTGAACACGAACTTTTCCGTAGAATTTTCGAAGCCTATCCTCAAAAGACTATGATCTTTATTACCCATCGCAAGGCTGTCTGTGAACTCTGCGACGATGTGATTCATCTTTCCTAG
- a CDS encoding geranylgeranylglyceryl/heptaprenylglyceryl phosphate synthase, with protein MKIGKTEARLNAEIEKRGALFAVLLDPDTSDDEALLKSGVLAQENGADLILVGGSFMGNFNLPRQVAALKAQVDLPVVLFPGGASQVVPGFDAMLFMTLVSGRNPSYLIEEQVRGGALVRALNMEAIPTAYQLINSGRRTTVEYVSNTMPIPADKPKLSMVHSIAAELMGMRYVYLEAGSGAENPVPVEHIAYTRKATEMTIITGGGIKDPQTAAIRVAAGANIIVTGTLWEKVQDPILLKEFAAAIHTKG; from the coding sequence ATGAAAATCGGAAAGACTGAAGCTCGTTTGAATGCAGAAATCGAAAAACGCGGTGCATTGTTCGCCGTGCTTCTCGATCCGGATACTTCTGATGACGAAGCTCTTTTGAAGTCTGGTGTTTTGGCTCAGGAAAATGGCGCTGACTTGATTCTTGTTGGTGGTTCCTTCATGGGAAACTTCAACTTGCCTCGTCAGGTTGCTGCTCTCAAGGCCCAAGTGGATTTGCCGGTGGTTTTGTTCCCGGGTGGTGCTAGCCAGGTTGTCCCCGGTTTTGACGCCATGCTTTTCATGACCCTCGTTAGTGGCCGCAATCCCAGCTACCTGATTGAAGAACAGGTTCGTGGCGGAGCCCTCGTTCGCGCTCTTAATATGGAAGCTATTCCTACCGCATATCAGTTGATAAATAGCGGTCGTCGTACTACAGTGGAATATGTCAGCAACACTATGCCTATTCCTGCCGACAAACCGAAACTTAGCATGGTTCATTCTATCGCTGCAGAATTGATGGGTATGCGCTACGTTTATCTGGAAGCGGGCAGCGGCGCAGAAAATCCGGTTCCTGTAGAACACATTGCCTATACCCGCAAGGCTACTGAAATGACCATCATTACTGGTGGTGGAATCAAGGATCCTCAGACTGCTGCGATTCGTGTTGCTGCGGGTGCGAATATTATTGTGACAGGCACCCTTTGGGAAAAGGTCCAGGATCCCATCCTCTTGAAGGAATTCGCTGCTGCTATTCATACTAAGGGATAG
- a CDS encoding LysR family transcriptional regulator, producing MELTQLKYFLEVAKNEHVTQSAKNLCIVQPALTQAIHKLEDELGVSLFKTSGRNIKLTESGKYFYEQLQPIYNEMMALPKRLQEVANQQNNNIKLNVLAASALFTNVVIEYKQTHPHINIDMIQNEETDLSDFCVRTFSAYKPELDSFKSDELFVRSEKIFLAVPNTAKYKKMDSISLFNLGDEKFIRLYGSKQYRKICNELCEKIGFKSETTFESDNSTAIKEAVAGGIGVCFWPEVSWGKMDHKKVKLLEITDTEFKRDIVVSYRRNKQNSTHTDEFYNFMLGYDAKKRWKKKNV from the coding sequence ATGGAACTTACGCAGCTCAAATATTTTCTAGAAGTCGCAAAGAACGAGCACGTAACGCAAAGTGCCAAGAACCTTTGCATTGTACAGCCCGCTCTCACCCAAGCCATACACAAGCTAGAAGATGAGTTAGGAGTTTCACTATTCAAAACCTCCGGCAGAAACATTAAGCTTACAGAAAGCGGCAAGTACTTCTACGAGCAACTACAGCCCATTTATAACGAAATGATGGCTTTGCCCAAGAGGCTGCAAGAAGTCGCAAATCAGCAGAACAACAACATCAAGCTAAATGTTCTTGCTGCATCCGCACTGTTTACCAACGTGGTGATTGAATACAAGCAGACTCACCCACACATCAATATTGACATGATCCAAAACGAAGAAACGGATCTTTCCGATTTCTGCGTTAGGACATTCAGTGCATACAAACCGGAGCTCGACAGTTTCAAGAGCGACGAACTTTTTGTTCGCTCCGAAAAGATTTTCCTCGCCGTACCCAATACAGCAAAGTACAAGAAGATGGATTCCATTTCTCTCTTTAATCTGGGCGATGAAAAATTCATTCGTCTTTACGGTTCCAAGCAGTACCGCAAAATTTGTAACGAACTTTGCGAAAAAATCGGTTTCAAGTCCGAGACCACTTTTGAAAGCGATAACTCTACCGCTATCAAGGAAGCTGTAGCTGGCGGTATCGGCGTATGCTTCTGGCCCGAAGTGTCTTGGGGAAAAATGGACCACAAGAAAGTCAAACTTCTTGAAATCACAGATACGGAATTCAAGCGCGACATTGTTGTGTCCTACAGACGCAATAAGCAGAACAGTACACACACCGACGAGTTCTACAACTTTATGCTAGGCTACGACGCAAAGAAGCGTTGGAAAAAGAAAAACGTCTAA
- a CDS encoding PqqD family protein, whose amino-acid sequence MKLKSGYVLRDVCGEQVIMGEGLGALNFGRLLCLNETAAWLWQRAAEQGDFSVDSLSEALCQEYNVSLEQAKTDVAAIVGEWQKVGVIE is encoded by the coding sequence ATGAAATTGAAAAGCGGTTATGTACTGCGTGATGTTTGTGGAGAACAGGTGATTATGGGGGAGGGCCTTGGTGCTCTCAACTTTGGCCGTTTGCTTTGTTTGAACGAGACTGCTGCGTGGCTCTGGCAGCGTGCAGCTGAACAGGGTGACTTTTCTGTTGACAGCTTAAGCGAAGCCCTGTGCCAGGAATACAACGTTTCTCTGGAGCAGGCAAAAACTGATGTCGCCGCCATTGTTGGCGAGTGGCAGAAGGTCGGTGTGATTGAATGA